One part of the Bradyrhizobium sp. CB1650 genome encodes these proteins:
- a CDS encoding low affinity iron permease family protein, translating into MRHQQSERHPRRLFASIANKASQAAGRASTFVLACAVIVIWAVTGPLFGFSDTWQLVINTGTTIVTFLMVFLIQNSQNRDSAAIQVKLDELIRTGTVQNSFIGIEHLSADELEELRARCEVRAKTVAAERRGVAKGRARKSDDC; encoded by the coding sequence ATGCGCCATCAGCAAAGCGAACGGCACCCGAGGCGGCTGTTCGCATCCATCGCAAACAAGGCCTCACAGGCGGCCGGCCGTGCATCGACCTTCGTCCTGGCCTGCGCGGTGATCGTGATCTGGGCCGTTACGGGACCTCTGTTCGGGTTTTCGGATACGTGGCAGCTCGTCATCAATACCGGGACAACCATCGTCACATTTCTGATGGTCTTCCTGATACAGAACTCGCAGAATCGCGACAGCGCAGCGATCCAGGTCAAGCTGGATGAACTCATCCGAACCGGCACCGTTCAGAATTCCTTCATCGGCATCGAGCATCTCTCGGCCGACGAATTAGAGGAATTGCGCGCGCGGTGCGAGGTTCGGGCCAAAACTGTCGCAGCCGAGAGAAGAGGGGTCGCCAAAGGCCGTGCACGCAAATCCGACGATTGCTAG
- a CDS encoding heavy metal translocating P-type ATPase: MSFERVLRWTLVAVAIAGLTAGILARAVGRPDLADLVWAIGTAPVMGGLAVSIVKDLLGGRLGVDAIALLSMSAALTLGQPLAGAVVALMYSGGNVLEDIAIARAEYDLRSLIDRAPRRAHRKTGERIEEVPVEAVAVGEELLVRAGEIVPVDGILHSVMATIDESTVTGEPIPVEKTRGSAVLSGSLNAGATFELTVTAPAGESTYAGIVRMVTAAQTAKAPFVRLADRYALVFLPVTLLIAFLAWWISGDLTRSLAVLVAATPCPLILAAPVAFIAGVAQAARRGILAKGGGALEALARAHTVLFDKTGTLTVGGARLLSVEVAPGENPDEVLALGASLEQASHHVLAKTVVAAAIDRGLKLKAPEQVKETMGTGLSGLIGGRQVTAGSRELLRSHGELSPWELRAIRRASWRSALIVFVAVDGGPIGALLLADELRADTPRAIRLLRDAGIARMVMVTGDRAAAAQAIGAALDLDAVLADRVPSDKVEAVRTEQRLHPTIMVGDGINDAPALAVADIGIALGARGASASSEAADVVILTDRLDRVGEAIMIAQRARRIALQSIIVGMGLSLVAMAAATVGWLAPVPAAIMQEVIDVAVILNALRALTPAYGNAGRRITAEQGVALHHDHQALLRDLDRLRKIVDAIDDATPDTAAALIEEAHRLVQGSVVKHEREDEGSVYPKIAEVLRERHGLSAMSRAHREILHLARLLARIAEDLPLEKIDRYLVRDAQRVIEAIETLVRMHTAQEEDIYEAVAAQ, translated from the coding sequence ATGTCGTTTGAGCGGGTTTTGCGATGGACCCTGGTTGCGGTCGCAATTGCGGGATTGACCGCGGGTATTCTTGCGCGAGCCGTCGGCCGGCCTGATCTGGCCGATCTCGTATGGGCGATCGGCACGGCACCCGTGATGGGAGGACTGGCGGTCTCGATCGTCAAGGACTTGCTGGGCGGCCGCCTGGGAGTGGACGCGATCGCGCTCCTGTCGATGAGCGCGGCGTTGACGCTCGGCCAACCGCTTGCAGGAGCCGTGGTCGCGCTGATGTATTCCGGCGGCAACGTGCTGGAGGATATCGCGATCGCGCGGGCGGAGTACGACCTGCGGTCACTGATCGATCGTGCGCCGCGCCGGGCACATCGCAAGACCGGCGAGCGGATCGAAGAGGTTCCGGTCGAGGCAGTCGCGGTCGGCGAAGAGCTTCTGGTACGGGCCGGCGAGATCGTGCCGGTCGACGGCATCCTCCATTCGGTCATGGCCACCATCGATGAGTCCACGGTTACGGGAGAGCCGATCCCGGTCGAGAAGACGCGGGGCAGTGCCGTTCTTTCTGGTTCGCTGAATGCAGGCGCAACGTTCGAGCTGACCGTGACCGCCCCGGCCGGCGAGAGCACCTACGCCGGCATTGTGCGCATGGTGACGGCGGCGCAAACGGCAAAGGCCCCCTTTGTGCGGCTGGCCGACCGCTATGCGCTGGTCTTTCTGCCGGTGACGCTCCTCATCGCCTTCCTGGCGTGGTGGATCTCCGGCGATCTGACTCGCAGCCTCGCCGTGCTGGTGGCGGCGACACCTTGTCCGCTAATTCTGGCCGCACCGGTGGCCTTCATCGCTGGCGTGGCGCAGGCGGCCCGTCGCGGCATCCTGGCAAAGGGCGGAGGTGCGCTGGAGGCGCTGGCTCGCGCGCACACCGTGCTGTTCGACAAAACCGGTACCCTGACGGTGGGAGGGGCGCGGTTGCTTTCGGTTGAAGTCGCGCCGGGGGAAAACCCCGATGAGGTCCTCGCGCTTGGGGCATCGCTTGAGCAGGCGTCGCACCATGTCCTCGCCAAGACTGTCGTCGCTGCGGCCATCGACCGCGGCCTCAAGCTGAAAGCGCCCGAACAGGTCAAAGAGACCATGGGCACGGGCTTGTCCGGCCTGATCGGCGGCCGCCAGGTAACCGCTGGCTCGCGAGAGCTGCTTCGCTCACATGGCGAACTGTCGCCGTGGGAGCTGCGGGCCATCCGGCGCGCATCGTGGCGCTCGGCGCTGATCGTCTTTGTCGCCGTGGACGGCGGTCCGATCGGTGCGCTGTTGTTGGCCGACGAGCTGCGGGCTGATACGCCGCGAGCGATCCGGTTGCTGCGCGATGCGGGCATCGCGCGAATGGTGATGGTGACGGGCGATCGCGCCGCTGCGGCGCAGGCGATCGGAGCCGCGCTCGATCTCGATGCCGTGCTGGCGGACCGCGTTCCCTCTGACAAGGTCGAGGCGGTGCGCACGGAACAGCGGCTGCATCCGACCATCATGGTCGGCGATGGCATCAATGACGCCCCGGCACTGGCCGTGGCCGATATCGGGATTGCGCTCGGCGCGCGCGGCGCGAGCGCCTCGTCCGAGGCGGCAGACGTGGTGATCCTGACCGACCGGCTTGATCGCGTCGGCGAAGCGATCATGATCGCGCAGCGGGCACGGCGGATCGCCCTTCAAAGCATCATTGTTGGTATGGGATTGTCGTTGGTGGCCATGGCGGCCGCCACCGTTGGCTGGCTCGCCCCCGTGCCCGCAGCGATCATGCAGGAGGTGATCGATGTGGCCGTCATCCTAAATGCTCTGCGGGCGCTCACCCCGGCCTATGGAAACGCCGGCCGCCGGATAACCGCGGAGCAGGGCGTGGCACTGCATCACGACCACCAGGCGCTGTTGAGGGATCTCGACCGGCTGCGTAAGATCGTCGATGCAATCGACGATGCGACGCCAGACACCGCGGCGGCCCTGATCGAGGAGGCTCATCGCCTGGTTCAGGGCAGCGTAGTGAAACACGAGCGCGAGGATGAGGGCAGCGTCTATCCGAAGATTGCGGAGGTGCTGCGCGAACGCCACGGCCTCTCAGCCATGAGCCGCGCACACCGTGAGATCCTGCACCTCGCGCGGTTGCTCGCTCGTATCGCAGAGGACCTGCCTCTGGAGAAGATCGATCGCTATCTTGTCCGGGACGCCCAGCGGGTGATCGAGGCGATCGAAACGCTGGTGCGCATGCATACTGCCCAAGAGGAGGATATTTACGAAGCCGTGGCCGCGCAGTGA
- a CDS encoding PRC-barrel domain-containing protein codes for MAVEDRETFSLIGSDKVEGTNVYGADGEKVGYIERVMIDKVSGKVSYAVLSFGGLLGIGDDHYPLPWQALKYDTNLGGYVTGITQDQLRGAPKYADESSWNWSDPATTRSVNAYYGVPVA; via the coding sequence ATGGCCGTGGAAGATCGCGAGACCTTCAGTCTCATCGGAAGCGACAAGGTCGAGGGAACGAACGTGTACGGGGCCGACGGCGAAAAGGTCGGCTACATCGAGCGCGTCATGATCGACAAGGTCAGCGGCAAGGTGTCGTACGCGGTGCTCAGCTTCGGGGGCTTGCTCGGCATCGGCGACGATCACTATCCGCTGCCCTGGCAGGCGCTGAAATACGACACCAATCTCGGCGGCTACGTCACCGGCATCACCCAAGACCAGCTCCGCGGCGCCCCCAAATACGCCGACGAGAGCAGCTGGAATTGGAGCGACCCCGCGACCACGCGCTCCGTGAACGCCTATTACGGCGTGCCGGTGGCGTGA
- a CDS encoding response regulator, producing MSVLLVEDDPLIREFVVEVLREAGYHVIHASTGEEALAWCKRHVADVLVTDIRLPERSTAGRSRSAVASPIRNCRSSTPRASRQLHHIPCPAVAP from the coding sequence GTGAGCGTACTTCTCGTCGAGGACGACCCTCTGATCCGCGAATTCGTCGTCGAAGTCCTGCGCGAGGCGGGGTATCACGTGATCCACGCGAGCACCGGCGAGGAGGCCCTGGCCTGGTGCAAGCGGCACGTGGCCGACGTGCTGGTCACCGATATTAGGCTACCGGAAAGGTCGACGGCTGGCAGGTCGCGGAGCGCTGTCGCGAGCCCGATCCGGAACTGCCGGTCATCTACGCCACGGGCTTCTCGCCAACTACACCACATCCCGTGCCCGGCAGTCGCACCCTGA
- a CDS encoding PHB depolymerase family esterase, with translation MRNFRDFLSKFEGLLAAARKKAGSHPGTSATRTTRLRELTGFGANPGKLRMFAYAPEALPHEAPLVIALHGCTQTAAEYDQGTGWSSLADNLGFAVVYPQQQPANNPKNCFSWFLPADIARGHGEALSIREMVEHAIATFGIDRRKVFVTGLSAGGAMASVMLATYPEVFAGGAIVAGLPYGCASNIQQAFEAMFTENGHAAQALGDRVRAASGHRGPWPKISVWHGTCDAIVNPCNGESLIRQWTNVHGLSEIPARQESVEGHTRRVWTDANGEALIEAFSISGMAHGVPLATTKDGCGSAGAFFLDAGISSTHHIARFWRLHESLAVAPRAAPPVPASVRIPTKAGSVVVVAAPAEDVHGSARGSHAEGQEHQNRYPVDPNAVIAAAFKAAGLPVPEIPAAAPGTHSAVAPGPIIAAALKAAGLT, from the coding sequence ATGCGCAATTTCCGCGACTTTCTAAGCAAATTCGAAGGTCTCCTCGCAGCGGCACGTAAGAAGGCGGGATCCCATCCCGGGACGAGTGCCACTCGCACAACACGCCTGCGCGAATTGACAGGCTTTGGTGCAAATCCCGGCAAGCTTCGAATGTTTGCCTATGCTCCTGAGGCCCTGCCTCACGAGGCGCCCTTGGTCATCGCCCTGCATGGTTGCACCCAGACCGCAGCAGAATATGACCAGGGTACTGGCTGGTCGTCGCTCGCTGACAATCTCGGCTTCGCGGTCGTCTATCCGCAGCAACAGCCCGCCAATAATCCGAAGAACTGTTTTTCATGGTTTTTGCCAGCCGACATCGCGCGCGGTCATGGCGAGGCGCTTTCAATCAGGGAGATGGTCGAGCACGCCATCGCGACATTCGGCATCGACCGCCGCAAAGTGTTCGTGACCGGTCTCTCTGCCGGTGGGGCCATGGCTTCGGTCATGCTCGCAACGTATCCGGAAGTCTTCGCCGGCGGGGCCATTGTTGCCGGACTCCCATACGGCTGCGCCAGCAACATCCAGCAGGCATTCGAGGCCATGTTCACCGAGAATGGACATGCAGCGCAAGCGCTCGGCGATCGCGTGAGAGCCGCGTCCGGACATCGCGGACCGTGGCCGAAGATCTCAGTGTGGCATGGCACGTGCGATGCGATCGTCAATCCCTGCAACGGTGAAAGCCTCATTCGGCAATGGACCAACGTGCACGGGCTTTCGGAGATTCCTGCGCGACAAGAGTCCGTCGAGGGCCATACCCGCCGCGTTTGGACCGACGCGAACGGCGAGGCGCTTATTGAGGCGTTCTCCATCAGCGGCATGGCACATGGCGTGCCGCTCGCGACGACGAAGGACGGTTGCGGCTCGGCTGGGGCGTTTTTCCTGGATGCTGGAATCTCCTCTACGCATCACATCGCTCGCTTCTGGAGGCTGCACGAATCCCTGGCCGTTGCGCCGCGAGCCGCGCCGCCTGTACCAGCAAGCGTTCGGATTCCGACTAAGGCCGGCTCCGTTGTCGTCGTTGCAGCGCCTGCCGAAGACGTGCACGGTTCGGCGCGAGGCTCACACGCTGAAGGTCAGGAGCACCAGAATCGTTATCCGGTCGACCCAAACGCCGTCATCGCGGCGGCCTTCAAGGCCGCAGGCCTTCCTGTGCCGGAGATTCCTGCAGCAGCGCCAGGCACGCATTCAGCCGTTGCCCCCGGTCCGATTATCGCGGCGGCCTTGAAGGCGGCCGGACTGACGTAG
- a CDS encoding DUF4118 domain-containing protein: MRHADVDKLTVAVDAALARQRRRIPTGSVRAYTFAVVCALGATLFEAWLQWLDQDASPLIAYYPAVALTALVGGIGPGALVAAVGGLAAWWGFMPPAFSFSLTRYGDKVTLVTFCFVSLLLVGAADYFRRVAKRLEDEEHLRQLAVQELAHRLKNKIATIQAIISIRLRDQPQGPERYPGPACGTHRHGPPH; the protein is encoded by the coding sequence ATGCGGCATGCCGACGTAGATAAGCTGACCGTGGCTGTCGATGCCGCGCTGGCCCGTCAACGCCGACGCATTCCTACAGGCTCCGTTCGGGCCTACACGTTTGCGGTCGTCTGCGCCCTCGGCGCCACCCTGTTCGAGGCGTGGCTTCAATGGCTCGATCAGGATGCATCGCCACTGATCGCGTACTATCCGGCTGTCGCTCTGACAGCGCTCGTAGGAGGTATCGGTCCGGGTGCCCTGGTTGCCGCCGTCGGTGGCTTGGCTGCCTGGTGGGGCTTCATGCCGCCGGCATTCAGCTTTTCGCTGACACGGTATGGGGACAAGGTGACACTTGTTACCTTCTGTTTTGTGTCACTCCTTCTGGTAGGTGCGGCCGACTATTTCCGCCGCGTGGCGAAGCGTCTCGAAGACGAGGAGCATCTGCGCCAACTTGCCGTGCAAGAGTTGGCGCACCGTCTCAAGAACAAGATCGCAACGATCCAGGCGATCATCAGCATCCGATTGCGCGATCAGCCGCAAGGCCCGGAGCGATATCCTGGACCGGCTTGCGGCACTCACCGCCACGGACCACCTCATTGA
- a CDS encoding DUF302 domain-containing protein, giving the protein MKSAVPMSEAISRIKADIASKGIKFFLEVDQSKLAADGGIKLRPSTLLIFGNPPLGTQFITANPNAGLDWPVRLLLTQDDNGEVWAVWTDFDWIAKRHSIGNRDAQFKMATMVVRSITSTIARN; this is encoded by the coding sequence GTGAAGAGTGCGGTCCCGATGTCGGAAGCGATCAGCCGCATCAAGGCGGACATTGCATCCAAGGGCATCAAATTCTTCCTTGAGGTCGATCAGTCGAAGCTTGCCGCTGACGGCGGCATCAAGCTTCGGCCGTCAACTCTGCTCATCTTCGGCAATCCTCCGCTTGGCACTCAATTCATCACTGCGAATCCCAATGCTGGGCTCGATTGGCCGGTTCGCCTGCTGCTGACGCAAGACGACAACGGCGAGGTCTGGGCTGTGTGGACCGATTTCGACTGGATCGCCAAGCGGCACAGCATCGGGAATCGCGACGCGCAGTTCAAGATGGCGACCATGGTGGTCAGGTCAATCACATCGACTATCGCCAGGAATTAA
- a CDS encoding hemerythrin domain-containing protein encodes MIIERLSQEHRNIETLLAILERELEVFDRGDRPDYEVIRAVISYFEVYPEVYHHPQEDRVFAKLKARDPAAAAKIGDLAREHQKGAERLRRVAHAIDNVLADREVLRQNVDTIVRDFIEQERRHMMMEDREFFPAALKALKPQDWTEIASAVTGRKDPLFSDVAEERFDALRAHILRLEQEAEAERK; translated from the coding sequence ATGATCATTGAGCGCCTATCCCAAGAGCATCGCAATATCGAGACGCTGCTCGCCATCCTCGAGCGGGAACTCGAGGTGTTCGACCGCGGAGACCGTCCCGACTACGAGGTCATTCGCGCGGTGATCAGCTATTTCGAAGTCTACCCGGAGGTGTATCACCATCCCCAGGAAGACCGCGTCTTTGCCAAGCTGAAGGCGCGCGATCCGGCTGCGGCTGCGAAGATCGGCGATCTCGCTCGCGAACACCAGAAAGGAGCCGAACGCTTGCGCCGCGTCGCTCACGCGATTGACAACGTGCTCGCGGATCGTGAGGTTCTTCGCCAAAATGTGGATACCATCGTTCGCGATTTCATCGAGCAGGAGCGCCGTCATATGATGATGGAAGATCGCGAATTCTTTCCCGCTGCGCTTAAGGCACTAAAGCCACAGGATTGGACCGAGATCGCCTCGGCGGTAACCGGTCGTAAGGATCCGCTGTTCAGCGACGTTGCCGAAGAGCGGTTCGATGCGCTACGCGCCCATATTTTGCGGCTGGAGCAGGAGGCTGAGGCCGAACGGAAGTAG
- a CDS encoding NYN domain-containing protein, translating to MSPAPSRIALFIDGANLYATAKTLGFDIDYKRLLKEFQDRGTLLRAFYYTAVIEDQEFSSIRPLVDWLDYNGYTVVTKATKEFINSSGRRKIKANMDIELAGDAMELAGKIDEMILMSGDGDFRSLVEAMQRRDVRVTVVSTIATQPPMIADELRRQADVFTDLVELQGKVGRDPSERQAARERSDPRRQHAQRPAPPRLRGQTNEVEP from the coding sequence ATGTCGCCCGCACCCAGCAGGATCGCCCTTTTCATCGACGGCGCCAACCTATACGCCACGGCCAAGACGCTTGGCTTCGACATCGACTACAAGCGCCTCCTGAAGGAGTTTCAGGACCGGGGCACGCTGCTCCGCGCCTTCTACTACACGGCAGTCATCGAGGACCAGGAGTTCTCCTCGATCCGACCGTTGGTCGATTGGCTCGACTACAACGGCTATACCGTCGTGACTAAGGCGACCAAGGAATTCATCAACTCTTCCGGGCGCCGCAAGATCAAGGCCAACATGGACATCGAGCTCGCGGGAGACGCCATGGAGCTTGCCGGAAAGATCGACGAGATGATCCTGATGTCAGGCGACGGCGATTTCCGCTCTCTGGTCGAGGCGATGCAGCGCCGCGATGTCCGCGTCACGGTGGTCTCCACGATTGCCACGCAGCCGCCGATGATCGCCGATGAGCTGCGCCGTCAGGCCGACGTATTCACCGATCTAGTCGAGCTGCAAGGCAAGGTCGGCCGCGACCCGTCCGAGCGCCAAGCCGCACGTGAGCGCAGCGATCCGCGTCGACAGCACGCGCAGCGCCCCGCCCCGCCTCGACTGCGCGGCCAGACCAATGAGGTCGAACCTTGA
- a CDS encoding sensor histidine kinase produces MMELAHRTRNDLATIMSILRLRARSDSNPAVQAAITSALARIEVVAKVHDRLRETAVDSTVDLAAYLEALCGSLADFHRGVRPISIRVSCGEIAVKSSQAASIGLIVNELVTNAFKHAFPEGRTGTVDVDVRTRNEKVVITVRDNGIGCPAEAQSGLGTSLINLMMAQMKGSMTRTPRAQGCEVQVVVVVES; encoded by the coding sequence ATGATGGAGCTGGCGCATCGGACCAGGAACGACCTCGCGACGATCATGTCGATCCTGCGGCTGCGGGCGCGATCGGACTCCAATCCTGCCGTGCAAGCGGCGATCACCTCCGCCCTGGCGCGGATCGAGGTGGTCGCGAAGGTCCATGACAGGCTGCGCGAGACAGCGGTCGACAGCACGGTGGATCTCGCGGCCTATCTGGAGGCGTTGTGTGGGAGTCTCGCCGACTTTCATCGGGGCGTGCGCCCGATTTCGATCCGAGTCTCCTGCGGCGAGATCGCGGTGAAGAGCTCCCAGGCAGCATCGATTGGATTAATCGTCAACGAGCTGGTGACAAACGCGTTCAAGCACGCCTTTCCGGAGGGACGCACGGGAACGGTGGACGTCGATGTGCGGACCAGAAACGAGAAGGTCGTGATCACGGTGCGGGACAATGGAATCGGATGCCCGGCCGAGGCGCAAAGCGGCCTCGGGACAAGCCTGATCAACCTGATGATGGCGCAGATGAAGGGAAGCATGACCAGGACTCCCAGGGCGCAAGGTTGCGAGGTGCAAGTGGTGGTCGTCGTCGAAAGCTGA
- a CDS encoding pyridoxamine 5'-phosphate oxidase family protein — MDEAFRRRILRLLDQHRTMRIATLRPDGWPQVTTVGYANDGLGIYFLCGADSQKAANLARDDRVSLAVDDDPAQVMNIAGLSMAARARLVTDPAEFEKALRLLISRYPNQKGLDFPMPKTSDVCVFCLTPTIVSLLDYSKGFGHTDLIAC, encoded by the coding sequence ATGGACGAGGCGTTCAGACGGAGAATCCTTCGGCTTCTGGATCAGCACCGGACCATGAGGATCGCCACGTTGCGACCTGACGGCTGGCCCCAGGTGACCACCGTTGGCTACGCCAACGATGGCCTCGGTATCTATTTCCTGTGTGGGGCGGACAGTCAGAAGGCAGCCAACCTGGCGAGGGATGATCGCGTCTCGCTTGCTGTCGATGACGATCCCGCGCAAGTGATGAACATCGCAGGCTTATCGATGGCCGCGCGCGCGAGGCTCGTAACGGATCCCGCCGAATTCGAAAAAGCCTTGCGGCTCCTGATCTCGCGATATCCGAACCAGAAGGGGCTTGATTTCCCCATGCCGAAAACGTCGGACGTCTGCGTCTTCTGCCTGACGCCCACGATCGTCTCCCTGCTCGATTACTCAAAGGGATTTGGACATACCGACCTGATCGCGTGCTAG
- a CDS encoding GDCCVxC domain-containing (seleno)protein, which translates to MQLLSTLVCPSCRHSSTEAMPTDACQFFYDCKDCGQRLKPKPGDCCVFCSYGSVPCPPVQQNGKCC; encoded by the coding sequence ATGCAACTGCTATCAACTCTCGTCTGTCCGTCCTGCCGGCACTCAAGTACTGAGGCCATGCCGACGGACGCCTGCCAGTTTTTCTACGACTGCAAGGACTGCGGCCAGCGGCTAAAGCCTAAACCCGGCGATTGCTGTGTGTTCTGCTCATACGGCTCGGTGCCGTGTCCGCCGGTCCAGCAGAACGGGAAGTGCTGTTAG